The Bicyclus anynana chromosome Z, ilBicAnyn1.1, whole genome shotgun sequence genome window below encodes:
- the LOC112043807 gene encoding CCR4-NOT transcription complex subunit 1 isoform X1 — MNLDPLTFSLSQINYLVANLNKKNFKQVNQELTQIISLYGLEAENQVLRSLLTEAVKTSWDNDRPGPVNSIHATLLTQYLSCLLNHPAKSTVVCSIIDNPSKSVQKALKPTNTLLSRIARLLKFTTAQDVAFSLVLRKTSPKPEITSFAKQHLKKRFLDFVQCYLDAERGHQVERAGLQECSPEVLQTLLTSLAFENFRLAAVTKDLFLKKLRVDFPREVVPIVLAPLLYPDDTSTPLEEMTTSDDMAAAMMDNSLGEIIREIGYSFTTSVEDCKNNMINFGAREPTAIDIARIISMMVRFHATLQEGPLIQTPGNFWMNHETKKEPVPHGHPETWNAEVFVQTLKELASNLNWKEVILQLDHPEFVVPDRQGLSLLFTILRLGLQSAGYPANIFPVEYLCRRWTNLEGQMSLLTNILKYPDIFSFADHPFHPVSIDLLKSAPEIDNKEISTWRCLYLVELLLYASERGYYMQVHELFKFPLQNCPDILLLALLQISPPITVFRQELLTTLIPIFLGNHPNSGIILQHAWHTQNPNIKPIIMHAMADWYIRGDCDQSKLSRILDVAQDLKALSLLLNVQSFPFVIDLACLASRREYLKLDKWLTDKIRDHGETFVSAMVKFLQRRCPPMLGKAPEEQLPKAAQLPPETIGTMLTCLQLCIPNVLQELQEAIYNVIASCQTLIMTKTRPTIAGIARPHTRVLETPFNPALGVGGQLFTPHVDAIASLAPNVANLTLGAPANTAFAMPGTLGPLVAAPGSPSRLLGAGPNSPFAIMPMPQHPTVANMTALARMPPMPAMDKPRLPEPIHFPDIMHSVSKEIEDEANGYFQRIYNHPPHPTLSIDEVLDMLKKFQDSPKTREREVFSCMLRNLFEEYRFFPQYPDKELHITAQLFGGIIEKGLVPSYVSLGLALRFVLDALRKPEGSKMYYFGVAALDRFKSRLKDYHKYCEHVRAIPHFNEFPPHLIEYIEYGLQSQEPPTKPQGAVLPASLAAMLNQTPVVTVSAPYRNVVCAPNPISVISKIANCAGGIGSRPSIANATNIDTLLTATDIDDKIVAPPEAIQDKTAFIFNNLSQLNLPTKCEELKEVLTEEYHNWLSQYLVMKRASIELNFHALYSNFLDVLKIREINKMVTKETFRNIRVLLRSDKGIANFSDRSLLKNLGHWLGMLTLARSQPILYLDLDLKALLLEAYHKGQQELLYVVPFIAKILESCSKSIVFKPPNPWTMSLMNVLAELHQEPDLKLNLKFEIEVLCKNLSLDITDLKPSLYLKDPEKLRTIEFQLSQPKPPKETATTVLPVHQAIIAPQQLQMMPPPPPMIPVEDLVGTAPTPTLVPGDPGLMGVLGLPEPRFNYLDVNVSSTSAFGHKIIFNPHIILFQNYPHLKQFVKPAIERSIQEWIHPVVDRSIKYALTTCEQIIRKDFAFDPDETRMRTCAHHMMRNLTAGMAMITCREQILSTISTNLKAAFITALIPTAPQQLNTLQKDIIESAAAVLATENMELACAFIQKTAVEKALPELDKRLMNDYEMRKIARQEARRYYDPMVLTYQTERIPERVRLRVSGPTDMQITVYEEFACNIPGFMPVRDAGMFIPKPTQEQIPQMTFAPAVNQTQVYGHDEMTTLMSAAELFLSTAVQFPVFAVQATNMHKLFDSLAMARRNRDIVSGFTLLQRAVEGLLDGHIVPAGGSPEHVELMTRYRDIHLRVLKLLEDSRVYGHAWTTKQITYCVTECRDELKYNLEAIDCLVRNHLINLPQYDIALAQLMDNGNNYVAVSFAMQLVQLYLVDDRNDIYATESDLYHCTDTLVRLTSQTRPPPEGLATLIETIRINQDPSSFLGERSPLGPTSHIHNGILQVRSREYDDPHGLQEKTENLLREWRNILLGQLTEIELAQNFNIYVHRMNMNGILKSDDMITRFFRIATQMCIENVYQLLNEDRMNPPPVPPKREKYYTMCDSFIKLVSLLIKNTADNGNPTPKLNLLNKILGIIAGCLLQDQEEHGVNFQQLPYHRLLQILFLDMNMAEPVLESMNYQILTAFCHTLRIIRPSVAPSFCYAWLEIVAHRSFINRVLAVTPQQKSIMEVLGWGMYSTLLIDLFKFLDPFLRNTELAQPVMMLYKGSLKVLLVLLHDFPEFLCDYHYGFCDEIPPNCIQMRNLILSAFPRNMRLPDPFTPNLKVDLLAEISLAPRAVINYSTIIPSSQFKKDLDAYIKARAPVTFLSELRSNMQVLNEPGRRYNSQLINAVVLYVGTQAIAHIRAKGQTPNMTTIAHSAHMDIFQNFTVDFDYEGRYLFLNAIANQLRYPNSHTHYFSCCLLYLFAEANSEAVQEQITRMLLERLIVNRPHPWGLLITFIELIKNPIYKFWTHEFVHCAPEIEKLFASVARSCIAEKGGAERELTE; from the exons ATGAACCTGGACCCTTTAACGTTTAGCTTATCACAAATCAATTATCTCGTTGCTAATCTAAACAAAAAGAACTTTAAGCAGGTCAATCAGGAGTTGACTCAG ATTATCAGTCTCTATGGCTTGGAGGCAGAGAATCAAGTATTGAGGAGCCTGCTTACTGAGGCAGTAAAGACTTCGTGGGATAACGATCGTCCTGGGCCTGTTAATAGTATACACGCAACCCTCTTAACGCAATACCTGTCCTGTCTACTCAACCATCCGGCTAAGTCTACTGTTGTCTGCAGTATTATAGACAACCCATCCAAGTCTGTGCAAAAg GCCTTAAAACCCACCAACACATTACTTAGTCGAATTGCAAGATTGCTGAAGTTCACTACAGCACAGGATGTTGCCTTCTCGTTAGTTCTGAGAAAAACCTCGCCAAAGCCTGAAATAACATCCTTTGCTAAACAACATCTCAAGAAGCGTTTTTTGGACTTTGTACAGTGTTACCTTGATGcag AACGTGGGCATCAAGTGGAGCGTGCAGGTCTGCAGGAGTGCAGTCCTGAGGTATTACAAACTCTATTAACGAGTCTCGCGTTCGAGAACTTTCGGTTAGCGGCCGTTACCAAGGatttgtttctaaaaaaattgcGAGTAGACTTTCCGCGCGAAGTAGTGCCCATTGTGCTCGCTCCGCTCTTGTATCCTGACGATACAAGCACACCACTCGAGGAAATGACGACGTCCGATGACATGGCGGCTGCCATGATGGACAATTCTCTCGGAGAAATCATCCGAGAGATTGGATACTCCTTTACAACATCTGTAGAGGACTGCAAAAATAACATGATAAACTTTGGGGCGCGAGAGCCGACAGCCATCGATATCGCTCGAATAATATCGATGATGGTGAGGTTTCATGCCACTCTGCAAGAGGGTCCTCTGATTCAAACACCAGGGAATTTTTGGATGAATCACGAAACTAAGAAAGAGCCTGTTCCACATGGCCATCCAGAGACATGGAATGCTGAGGTGTTTGTGCAAACATTAAAAGAACTGGCCTCTAATCTTAATTGGAAGGAAGTTATTCTTCAGCTTGATCACCCAGAGTTTGTAGTACCGGACAGACAAGGGCTAAGCTTGCTCTTCACGATTTTGCGCTTGGGTCTCCAGAGCGCCGGCTACCCTGCCAATATATTCCCAGTAGAATATCTGTGCCGACGATGGACAAACTTAGAAGGCCAAATGAGTCTACTAACAAACATACTCAAATATCCAGATATATTCAGTTTTGCTGACCATCCATTTCATCCAGTGTCGATTGACCTTTTGAAATCTGCTCCTGAAATAGATAACAAAGAAATATCCACATGGAGATGCCTCTATTTGGTAGAACTTTTACTGTATGCGTCAGAGAGAGGATATTACATGCAAGTCCATGAACTCTTCAAGTTCCCATTACAAAACTGCCCAGACATATTGTTATTGGCATTACTGCAAATCAGTCCACCCATTACAGTATTTAGACAAGAGTTGCTGACAACACTAATTCCCATATTTCTTGGCAATCATCCCAACTCTGGAATAATTTTACAGCATGCTTGGCATACGCAAAATCCCAACATCAAACCTATTATAATGCATGCGATGGCAGATTGGTACATACGCGGGGATTGTGATCAATCCAAGTTGTCCAGAATTTTAGACGTCGCGCAGGATTTAAAGGCGCTGTCGTTATTGCTAAATGTTCAATCGTTCCCATTCGTAATAGATTTGGCCTGTCTAGCATCAAGGCGAGAGTATCTCAAACTCGACAAATGGCTCACTGACAAAATCAGAGACCATGGAGAAACCTTTGTTTCGGCTATGGTGAAGTTTCTGCAACGCCGATGTCCTCCAATGCTTGGAAAAGCTCCAGAGGAGCAGCTGCCCAAGGCTGCGCAGTTGCCACCAGAAACTATCGGAACCATGTTAACCTGCTTACAACTCTGCATACCCAATGTGTTACAAGAGTTACAAGAggcaatatataatgtaatagcAAGTTGCCAAACATTGATAATGACCAAGACGAGACCAACTATTGCTGGAATTGCGCGTCCGCATACAAGAGTGTTGGAGACTCCTTTCAATCCTGCACTGGGAGTAGGGGGGCAACTGTTTACACCTCATGTGGATGCTATTGCAAGCTTGGCGCCTAACGTTGCCAATTTAACGCTAGGTGCACCTGCGAACACTGCGTTTGCCATGCCTGGAACCTTAGGACCATTGGTTGCTGCACCTGGGTCTCCCTCGCGACTTCTCGGTGCCGGGCCGAATAGCCCCTTCGCCATAATGCCGATGCCGCAACACCCCACTGTTGCAAATATGACAGCTCTAGCAAGAATGCCTCCAATGCCAGCAATGGACAAACCACGCCTGCCAGAGCCGATACATTTCCCAGATATAATGCACAGTGTTTCAAAAGAAATCGAAGACGAAGCTAATGGTTACTTTCAACGAATTTACAATCATCCCCCACATCCAACTCTGTCTATAGATGAAGTGTTAGACATGCTAAAGAAGTTCCAAGATTCGCCCAAGACCCGAGAACGAGAAGTTTTCTCGTGCATGCTACGAAACCTGTTTGAGGAGTACAGATTCTTCCCTCAATATCCCGATAAGGAACTCCATATCACCGCACAGTTGTTTGGTGGGATAATAGAGAAAGGTTTAGTTCCCAGCTATGTGTCTTTAGGGCTGGCCTTGAGATTTGTGTTGGATGCTCTCCGCAAACCTGAAGGATCTAAAATGTACTATTTTGGTGTAGCCGCTCTGGATAGATTCAAGTCACGTCTGAAGGACTATCACAAATACTGCGAGCATGTTAGGGCCATTCCACACTTCAATGAGTTCCCGCCACATCTTATAGAATACATTGAGTATGGTCTTCAGAGTCAGGAACCACCCACAAAGCCACAGGGTGCAGTCCTGCCTGCAAGTCTTGCCGCCATGTTAAACCAGACACCAGTGGTAACAGTTTCAGCACCTTATAG GAATGTGGTTTGCGCACCAAATCCCATCTCGGTCATTTCAAAGATCGCAAACTGTGCCGGGGGCATAGGCAGCCGGCCCTCCATTGCTAATGCCACGAACATCGATACACTTCTCACTGCTACTGATATAGATGACAAAATTGTGGCTCCACCTGAAGCAATCCAAGACAAGACGGcctttattttcaataatctCAGTCAATTGAATCTGCCAACCAAATGTGAAGAATTAAAGGAAGTATTAACAGAAGAATACCACAATTGGTTATCGCAGTATCTGGTGATGAAAAGGGCCTCAATAGAGCTCAATTTCCATGCACTCTATTCCAACTTCCTCGACGTTCTTAAAATCcgcgaaataaataaaatggttaCAAAAGAGACATTTCGCAATATCAGGGTATTACTGCGTTCTGACAAAGGCATAGCTAACTTCTCTGACCGATCTTTGTTGAAAAACCTTGGTCATTGGTTAGGCATGCTCACATTAGCCCGCAGTCAGCCCATTCTTTACCTAGATCTCGACCTCAAAGCACTTTTACTCGAAGCTTATCACAAAGGCCAGCAGGAGCTACTCTACGTGGTGCCGTTTATTGCGAAGATCTTGGAGTCTTGCTCCAAGAGCATCGTATTTAAACCCCCAAATCCATGGACAATGTCCCTGATGAACGTGTTAGCTGAATTACATCAAGAGCCCGATCTAAAACTAAACTTAAAGTTTGAGATAGAAGTGCTTTGTAAAAACTTGAGCTTAGATATAACTGATTTGAAACCATCTCTATATTTAAAAGACCCCGAAAAGTTAAGAACGATCGAGTTTCAACTTTCACAACCCAAACCCCCCAAAGAGACTGCGACGACCGTACTACCGGTTCATCAGGCTATAATAGCGCCCCAGCAGCTACAAATGatgccacctcctccgccaatGATCCCCGTCGAGGACTTGGTGGGGACGGCACCGACGCCGACGCTCGTACCCGGCGACCCGGGCCTGATGGGCGTGCTGGGCCTACCCGAGCCCCGGTTCAACTACCTCGACGTGAACGTCTCTTCCACCTCCGCCTTCGGGCACAAGATCATATTCAACCCGCACATCATCCTGTTCCAAAACTATCCACACTTGAAACAGTTCGTGAAGCCCGCTATCGAGAGATCCATACAAGAGTGGATACACCCGGTCGTGGACAGGTCGATCAAGTACGCACTGACGACGTGCGAGCAAATCATACGGAAGGACTTCGCGTTCGACCCCGACGAGACGCGGATGCGCACCTGCGCGCATCACATGATGCGAAATCTGACTGCTGGCATGGCCATGATCACGTGCCGCGAGCAGATCCTCAGCACGATCAGTACAAACTTGAAGGCTGCGTTCATAACTGCTTTGATACCGACCGCTCCCCAACAG CTGAACACATTGCAGAAAGACATCATAGAGAGCGCCGCTGCGGTTCTAGCGACGGAAAACATGGAGCTCGCATGCGCATTTATACAGAAGACGGCTGTGGAGAAGGCACTACCAGAGCTCGATAAGAGGCTGATGAACGATTATGAAATGAGGAAAATTGCCAGACAGGAAGCCCGAAGATACTACGACCCTATGGTACTTACTTACCAAACTGAAAGGATACCGGAGCGAGTGAGGCTGCGCGTCAGCGGCCCGACCGATATGCAGATAACCGTGTATGAGGAGTTCGCCTGTAACATCCCAGGTTTCATGCCAGTGCGCGATGCCGGCATGTTCATCCCTAAACCTACTCAGGAGCAAATTCCTCAGATGACTTTTGCGCCAGCTGTGAATCAGACTCAG GTGTATGGACACGATGAGATGACTACACTTATGTCCGCCGCAGAGTTGTTCCTGTCAACTGCCGTGCAGTTTCCCGTGTTCGCAGTACAAGCTACAAACATGCACAAACTGTTTGATTCCCTCGCAATGGCCAGACGAAACCGTGACATCGTGTCTGGCTTTACACTCCTACAGAgg GCTGTGGAGGGCCTCTTGGACGGTCACATTGTCCCGGCCGGAGGCAGCCCTGAACATGTAGAACTGATGACTCGTTACCGAGACATCCACCTTCGAGTCCTCAAATTGTTAGAAGACAGCAGGGTGTATGGCCACGCATGGACTACTAAACAGATCACTTACTGTGTGACCGAATGCAGGGATGAGCTTAAGTACAATTTGGAAGCTATTGATTGCCTTGTCAGGAATCATTTGATTAACTTGCCACAG TATGATATCGCGCTTGCACAGTTGATGGACAACGGGAATAATTATGTGGCTGTTTCATTTGCGATGCAACTCGTTCAACTTTACCTTGTGGACGATCGCAATGATATATATGCCACAGAGTCCGACCTGTACCATTGCACTGATACTCTGGTCAGGCTGACCTCACAGACGAGGCCTCCGCCCGAGGGCCTAGCAACTCTGATCGAGACAATCCGGATCAATCAGGACCCAAGCAGCTTCTTGGGGGAAAGGTCTCCATTGGGGCCAACCTCTCACATCCATAATGGCATTTTACAAGTACGA TCCCGCGAATACGACGACCCGCACGGTCTCCAAGAGAAAACTGAGAACCTCCTCCGCGAATGGAGGAACATCCTTCTCGGCCAGCTCACAGAGATCGAGCTCGCGCAGAACTTCAACATATACGTCCACAGGATGAATATGAACGGCATCCTCAAGTCGGATGACATGATCACACGGTTCTTCCGCATCGCCACACAGATGTGCATCGAGAATGTGTACCAGCTCCTCAACGAGGACCGCATGAATCCCCCCCCTGTGCCCCCCAAGAGGGAGAAGTACTACACCATGTGCGATTCATTCATCAAACTTGTGTCCTTGCTCATAAAGAATACAGCCGACAATGGCAACCCGACGCCGAAGCTTAACTTGTTGAATAAG ATACTGGGTATCATAGCAGGTTGTTTGCTTCAAGATCAAGAAGAGCATGGAGTTAATTTCCAACAACTTCCATACCATCGTCTGCTTCAAATATTGTTCCTTGATATGAATATGGCAGAGCCAGTCCTGGAGTCTATGAATTACCAG ATTTTGACTGCTTTCTGCCACACGCTACGTATCATAAGACCTAGCGTCGCACCCAGTTTCTGCTACGCGTGGCTCGAGATAGTGGCGCATAGATCCTTTATAAACAGGGTTCTTGCTGTAACGCCGCAACAAAAG TCTATCATGGAAGTATTg GGATGGGGTATGTATTCGACGCTCCTGATCGACCTGTTCAAGTTCCTCGACCCGTTCCTACGTAACACGGAGCTGGCCCAGCCGGTCATGATGCTGTACAAGGGCAGTCTCAAGGTGCTGTTGGTGCTTCTGCACGACTTCCCCGAATTCCTGTGCGACTACCACTACGGTTTCTGCGATGAGATACCGCCAAACTGCATACAGATGAGGAATCTCATCCTGTCTGCCTTCCCGAGGAACATGAGGCTGCCCGATCCGTTCACGCCGAATCTGAAAGTGGATCTACTGGCTGAGATAAGCCTGGCGCCTCGAGCCGTCATCAACTACTCGACGATCATACCCTCGTCCCAGTTTAAGAAGGATCTGGACGCGTACATAAAGGCTCGCGCGCCGGTCACTTTCCTGTCAGAGCTACGTAGCAACATGCAG GTGCTCAACGAACCAGGCCGCAGATACAACAGCCAGCTGATAAACGCTGTGGTCCTGTACGTGGGGACTCAGGCCATCGCCCACATCAGGGCCAAGGGGCAGACACCGAACATGACGACCATAGCTCACTCAGCACACATGGACATTTTCCAAAACTTCACCGTAGACTTTGACTACGAAGGACG GTATTTGTTCCTGAATGCGATTGCAAACCAATTGCGTTACCCGAACAGCCACACGCACTACTTCAGCTGTTGCCTGCTGTATCTGTTTGCGGAGGCGAACTCGGAGGCTGTTCAGGAGCAGATCACCAGGATGCTGCTCGAGCGACTGATCGTGAACCGACCCCACCCGTGGGGACTCCTTATCACGTTCATCGAACTCATCAAAAATCCCATCTACAAATTTTGGACTCACGAATTTGTACACTGCGCCCCGGAGATCGaaaa